One window of the Streptomyces sp. ITFR-21 genome contains the following:
- a CDS encoding ArsA family ATPase, with the protein MSLESPVLEIDPLLDDPKTRIIVCCGSGGVGKTTTAAALGLRAAERGRTAVVLTIDPARRLAQSMGLTELDNTPREVAGIDRSAGGSLHAMMLDMKRTFDEVVVQHSDPERARAILGNPFYQSLSAGFAGTQEYMAMEKLGQLRAQDAWDLIIVDTPPSRSALDFLDAPKRLGSFLDGRFIKLLMAPAKVGGRAGVKVLNIGMSMMTGTLSKVVGAGLLRDVQTFVAAMDTMFGGFRTRADATFRLLQAPGTAFLVVAAPERDALREAAYFVERLAAEDMPLAGLVLNRVHGSGADRLTAERALAAAEALEDAVAEAAEDSAQGDGHAPQDGARATGDGAQAAEKPAGGGIVDLSAGKAVAGPADGARHSQDRTEGDPQVRTERLVAGLLRLHAERMQVVARERRTRDRFVSVHPEVPMVDVTALPGDVHDLEGLRAIGLRLAGRPAAA; encoded by the coding sequence GTGAGCCTGGAGAGCCCCGTGCTGGAGATCGATCCGCTGCTCGACGACCCCAAGACCCGCATCATCGTGTGCTGCGGCTCCGGCGGCGTCGGCAAGACCACCACTGCCGCGGCCCTGGGGCTACGGGCCGCCGAGCGCGGCCGTACCGCCGTGGTGCTGACCATCGACCCGGCCCGGCGGCTCGCCCAGTCCATGGGGCTCACCGAACTCGACAACACCCCGCGCGAGGTGGCCGGAATCGACCGGTCGGCCGGCGGCTCGCTGCACGCGATGATGCTGGACATGAAACGGACGTTCGACGAAGTCGTGGTCCAGCACTCCGACCCCGAACGGGCCAGGGCCATCCTGGGGAACCCCTTCTACCAGTCGCTGTCGGCCGGTTTCGCCGGCACCCAGGAGTACATGGCGATGGAGAAGCTGGGCCAGCTGCGGGCCCAGGACGCGTGGGACCTGATCATCGTGGACACCCCGCCGAGCCGCAGCGCCCTGGACTTCCTGGACGCGCCCAAGCGGCTGGGCTCCTTCCTGGACGGCAGGTTCATCAAGCTGCTCATGGCGCCGGCGAAGGTGGGCGGCCGGGCCGGGGTGAAGGTGCTCAACATCGGCATGTCGATGATGACCGGCACCCTGAGCAAGGTGGTGGGCGCCGGGCTGCTGCGGGACGTGCAGACCTTCGTGGCCGCCATGGACACCATGTTCGGCGGTTTCCGCACCCGGGCCGACGCCACGTTCCGGCTGCTCCAGGCGCCGGGCACCGCCTTCCTGGTGGTCGCGGCGCCGGAGCGGGACGCGCTGCGCGAGGCCGCGTACTTCGTGGAGCGGCTGGCCGCCGAGGACATGCCGCTGGCCGGGCTGGTACTCAACCGGGTGCACGGCAGCGGCGCCGACCGGCTCACCGCGGAGCGGGCGCTGGCCGCGGCCGAGGCGCTGGAGGACGCGGTGGCGGAGGCCGCCGAGGACAGCGCCCAAGGCGACGGGCACGCCCCTCAGGACGGCGCGCGGGCCACCGGGGACGGCGCGCAGGCCGCGGAAAAACCTGCCGGCGGCGGCATTGTCGATCTATCCGCCGGGAAGGCTGTGGCAGGCCCCGCCGACGGTGCCCGGCACTCCCAGGACCGTACGGAAGGAGACCCGCAGGTCCGTACCGAACGGCTCGTCGCCGGACTGCTGCGGTTGCACGCCGAACGCATGCAGGTGGTCGCGCGTGAACGACGCACGCGGGACCGCTTCGTGTCCGTGCATCCCGAGGTCCCGATGGTGGACGTGACGGCGCTGCCCGGCGACGTACACGACCTCGAAGGGCTGCGAGCGATCGGCCTGCGGCTGGCCGGGCGGCCGGCCGCGGCCTGA
- a CDS encoding WhiB family transcriptional regulator: MSSWVTDWSTLAACRTTDPDELFVQGAAQNRAKAVCTGCPVRTECLADALDNRVEFGVWGGMTERERRALLRRRPMVTSWRRLLETARTEYERSTGLLPIDDEYAAAG, encoded by the coding sequence ATGAGCAGCTGGGTAACCGACTGGAGCACGCTAGCCGCGTGCAGGACGACAGATCCGGACGAGCTCTTCGTCCAGGGCGCGGCCCAGAACAGGGCCAAGGCGGTGTGCACCGGGTGCCCGGTGCGGACCGAGTGCCTGGCCGACGCGCTCGACAACCGGGTGGAGTTCGGTGTGTGGGGGGGGATGACGGAGCGTGAACGCAGAGCGCTCCTGCGCCGCCGTCCGATGGTGACCTCCTGGCGGAGGCTGCTGGAGACGGCGCGCACCGAGTACGAGCGCAGCACGGGGCTGCTGCCGATCGACGACGAGTACGCGGCGGCCGGCTGA
- a CDS encoding transglycosylase domain-containing protein, whose translation MAHKRSGGGLSTAQQAAKFLGVSVLAGVVLAGITLPAAGALGLSAKGTAAGFDDLPGELKQPPLSQASKILDAKGGLIATVYSRDRTVVPITRMSPNILQAIVDIEDARYYEHGALDVKGILRAMSNNASDGNTQGASTLTQQYVKNVFVEEAGDDPDKVAQATQQTVGRKIKEMKYAIQVEKELGKKKILENYLNITFFGEQAYGIEAASERYFSTHAKDLTLDQAALLAGLVQSPSRYDPVNDEQEALTRRNTVLARMAQLKDITAAQAAAAQKAPLGLKVSTPKNGCITAVNGAGFFCDYVRETFLQNAAFGKTKEARAKLWNTGGLTIQTTLDPKAQRSLLKGINKHVYKSDAIASAMTMVQPGTGKVVAMGQSKPYGFGKNETQINYSVNADMGGGGGFANGSTFKPITAAAALEAGYKPTQQYPAPYQMPYPDVTTCGGETIHSTAGTQNEMKSEVGPFRMPEALKRSINTYFVALEHDTGLCPILNVAAKLGISRADGKQMVQGASLTLGTNELSPLTVSAAYAAFANRGVYCTPIVIDSVVTSQGKHLAVPKSLCSRAMSQNTADTLNTMLEGVVDDGTGTAANLEGRPTAGKTGTTDDRLDAWFAGYTPNLAAAVWMGDPNGAGKGGKRLSMVDLTIGPRWYDKVEGATGPAPIWKDAVSGALKGQPVKDFTTVVLNIPDKAEENRTPPPTDPSHPGDDGGKNGGRTGGPVGQPGGVTTMGTTTGAIGGVNAGAAGGTAGGVTVGPGANPADGTTQGPGGGPGGVSFPPIIGPSGTDAEAGQ comes from the coding sequence ATGGCTCACAAGCGTTCGGGCGGGGGGCTGTCGACGGCCCAGCAAGCCGCCAAGTTCCTCGGTGTCAGTGTGCTCGCCGGCGTCGTCCTGGCAGGGATCACCCTGCCGGCCGCCGGTGCCCTCGGCCTGTCCGCAAAGGGCACCGCCGCGGGCTTCGACGATCTGCCGGGTGAGCTCAAGCAACCCCCGCTGAGCCAGGCGTCGAAGATCCTCGACGCCAAAGGCGGCCTGATCGCCACCGTCTACTCCCGTGACCGTACGGTCGTCCCGATCACCCGGATGAGCCCGAACATCCTCCAGGCCATCGTGGACATCGAGGACGCCCGGTACTACGAACACGGCGCGCTCGACGTCAAGGGCATCCTGCGCGCGATGAGCAACAACGCCTCCGACGGCAACACCCAGGGCGCCTCCACGCTCACCCAGCAGTACGTGAAGAACGTCTTCGTGGAGGAGGCCGGCGACGACCCGGACAAGGTCGCCCAGGCCACCCAGCAGACCGTCGGCCGCAAGATCAAGGAAATGAAGTACGCGATCCAGGTCGAGAAGGAACTCGGCAAGAAGAAGATCCTGGAGAACTACCTCAACATCACCTTCTTCGGCGAGCAGGCGTACGGCATCGAGGCCGCCTCCGAGCGCTACTTCAGCACCCACGCCAAGGACCTCACCCTGGACCAGGCGGCCCTGCTCGCGGGCCTGGTCCAGTCGCCCAGCCGCTACGACCCGGTCAACGACGAGCAGGAAGCGCTCACCCGGCGCAACACCGTGCTGGCGCGGATGGCCCAGCTGAAGGACATCACCGCGGCGCAGGCCGCCGCCGCCCAGAAGGCGCCGCTCGGCCTCAAGGTCAGCACTCCCAAGAACGGCTGCATCACCGCCGTCAACGGCGCCGGCTTCTTCTGCGACTACGTGCGGGAGACGTTCCTGCAGAACGCGGCCTTCGGCAAGACGAAGGAGGCGCGCGCCAAGCTCTGGAACACCGGCGGCCTGACCATCCAGACCACCCTCGACCCCAAGGCGCAGCGCTCGCTGCTCAAGGGCATCAACAAGCACGTCTACAAGAGCGACGCGATCGCCTCGGCGATGACCATGGTCCAGCCGGGCACCGGCAAGGTCGTCGCCATGGGGCAGAGCAAGCCGTACGGCTTCGGCAAGAACGAGACGCAGATCAACTACTCGGTCAACGCCGACATGGGCGGCGGCGGCGGTTTCGCCAACGGCTCGACGTTCAAGCCGATCACCGCCGCGGCGGCACTGGAGGCCGGCTACAAGCCGACCCAGCAGTACCCGGCGCCCTACCAGATGCCGTACCCGGACGTCACCACCTGCGGCGGTGAGACCATCCACAGCACGGCGGGCACCCAGAACGAGATGAAGTCCGAGGTCGGGCCGTTCCGGATGCCCGAGGCGCTCAAGCGGTCGATCAACACCTACTTCGTGGCCCTTGAGCACGACACCGGGCTCTGCCCGATCCTGAACGTGGCCGCCAAGCTGGGCATCTCCCGCGCCGACGGCAAGCAGATGGTCCAGGGTGCGTCCCTGACGCTGGGCACCAACGAGCTGTCGCCGCTGACCGTGTCCGCCGCCTACGCCGCCTTCGCCAACCGCGGCGTCTACTGCACGCCGATCGTGATCGACTCGGTGGTCACCTCGCAGGGCAAGCACCTGGCGGTCCCGAAGTCGCTCTGCTCGCGGGCGATGTCCCAGAACACCGCGGACACCCTGAACACCATGCTCGAAGGCGTCGTCGACGACGGTACGGGCACAGCCGCCAACCTTGAGGGCCGGCCGACGGCCGGCAAGACCGGTACCACCGACGACCGCCTGGACGCCTGGTTCGCGGGCTACACGCCGAACCTGGCCGCCGCGGTGTGGATGGGCGACCCGAACGGCGCCGGCAAGGGCGGCAAGCGGTTGTCGATGGTCGACCTCACCATCGGCCCGCGCTGGTACGACAAGGTGGAGGGCGCCACCGGACCGGCGCCGATCTGGAAGGACGCGGTCAGCGGCGCCCTCAAGGGACAGCCGGTGAAGGACTTCACCACCGTCGTGCTGAACATCCCGGACAAGGCCGAGGAGAACAGGACGCCCCCGCCCACCGACCCGTCCCACCCCGGGGACGACGGCGGCAAGAACGGCGGCCGCACCGGCGGCCCGGTCGGCCAGCCCGGCGGCGTGACGACGATGGGCACGACGACCGGGGCGATCGGCGGCGTGAACGCGGGAGCCGCGGGCGGTACGGCCGGCGGCGTGACCGTCGGCCCCGGCGCCAACCCGGCGGACGGCACCACCCAGGGCCCCGGCGGCGGCCCTGGCGGCGTGAGCTTCCCCCCGATCATCGGCCCTTCCGGGACGGACGCGGAGGCGGGGCAGTAG
- a CDS encoding GatB/YqeY domain-containing protein has protein sequence MTTTSLKQRLQHDLNAAMKDRDELRLATLRLTLTAITKEEVAGATARQLSDDEVLKVIGREAKKRREAAEAFAQGGRAESAEREKAEGEVLAEYLPKQLGEEELAEIVRGAIAETGAAGPRAMGAVMKVVGPKVAGLAEGGRVAAEVKRQLAG, from the coding sequence ATGACCACGACCAGCCTCAAGCAGCGACTGCAGCACGACCTCAACGCGGCGATGAAGGACCGGGACGAACTGCGCCTGGCCACCCTGCGCCTTACGCTCACCGCCATCACCAAGGAGGAGGTGGCCGGTGCGACCGCCCGGCAGCTGTCCGACGACGAGGTGCTGAAGGTGATCGGCCGGGAGGCGAAGAAGCGGCGGGAGGCGGCGGAGGCGTTCGCGCAGGGCGGTCGGGCGGAGTCGGCGGAGCGGGAGAAGGCCGAGGGCGAGGTGCTGGCGGAGTACCTGCCGAAGCAGCTCGGCGAGGAGGAGCTGGCGGAGATCGTCCGCGGTGCCATCGCGGAGACCGGTGCGGCGGGGCCGCGGGCGATGGGCGCGGTGATGAAGGTCGTGGGGCCGAAGGTCGCGGGCCTCGCGGAGGGCGGCCGGGTCGCCGCCGAGGTCAAGCGCCAGCTCGCGGGCTGA
- a CDS encoding metallophosphoesterase, whose translation MRARYGIPLGVTAAGAACVAYAAGFEARSFRLRRVEVPVLPPGMRPIRILQLSDIHMVSGQKKKRRWIQSLAGLRPDLVVNTGDNLSDPTAVPEVLDALGPLMRFPGTYVFGSNDYYGPSFRNPARYLVEKARGQHGLNGKNKHAHGIVRNPWGDLRDAFDAAGWVGLSNSRGRVKLDHGPVLGLTGLDDPHIKRDRYAAVAGGPDPDTDFNLALVHAPYLRVLDAFAADRYPLILAGHTHGGQVCIPFYGALVTNCDLDTDRVKGLSTHTATGSTSYLHVSAGCGANRFTPIRIACPPEATLLTLT comes from the coding sequence ATGCGCGCGCGATACGGAATCCCCCTGGGTGTGACGGCAGCCGGCGCGGCCTGCGTGGCGTACGCGGCCGGTTTCGAGGCGCGGTCCTTCCGCCTGCGCCGTGTGGAGGTCCCGGTGCTGCCCCCGGGGATGCGGCCGATCCGCATTCTCCAGCTCTCCGACATCCACATGGTGTCCGGCCAGAAGAAGAAGCGCCGCTGGATCCAGTCGCTGGCCGGCCTGCGCCCCGACCTGGTGGTCAACACCGGCGACAACCTCTCCGACCCCACCGCGGTCCCCGAAGTCCTCGACGCGCTGGGGCCGTTGATGCGGTTCCCGGGCACGTACGTATTCGGCTCGAACGACTACTACGGCCCCAGCTTCCGCAACCCGGCCCGCTACCTCGTCGAGAAGGCCCGCGGCCAGCACGGTCTGAACGGCAAGAACAAACACGCCCACGGCATCGTCCGCAACCCCTGGGGCGACCTCCGCGACGCCTTCGACGCGGCCGGCTGGGTCGGCCTCAGCAACTCCCGCGGCCGCGTCAAGCTCGACCACGGCCCCGTCCTGGGCCTGACCGGCCTGGACGACCCGCACATCAAACGCGACCGCTACGCGGCCGTGGCGGGCGGCCCCGACCCGGACACCGACTTCAACCTGGCCCTCGTCCACGCCCCCTACCTGCGCGTCCTCGACGCCTTCGCGGCCGACCGCTACCCCCTCATCCTGGCCGGCCACACCCACGGCGGCCAGGTGTGCATCCCCTTCTACGGCGCCCTGGTCACCAACTGCGACCTCGACACCGACCGCGTCAAGGGCCTCTCCACCCACACCGCCACCGGCTCCACCTCCTACCTCCACGTCTCCGCCGGCTGCGGCGCCAACCGCTTCACCCCCATCCGCATCGCCTGCCCCCCGGAGGCCACCCTCCTCACCCTCACCTAG
- a CDS encoding DUF2637 domain-containing protein, producing MPTSTPSQPERPAPIPDRTHPRSLPFDRLVILLLGACGCILSFDSLRQVALATHVRPDLSYLFPIVIDGFIAYGVRAILLLRDAPRSARLYAWTLFGAATAASLWANSLHSVRLNSPGTHVLVLGNHTVAVLSTIAPMALGGATHLHILVTRHGRTQQPESATAGTPSVAPPVPDGIPAAERTTSRPAVPPAAPVAETFGRKAPTSRTGPSRSGARTSTGRPGRRADASIDELAAVIAHAHPDSGQVSRAAAREAIQAAGLSAGNDRIAQALAQLAQDQPASPQLPTG from the coding sequence ATGCCCACGTCCACCCCGTCCCAGCCCGAGCGCCCCGCTCCGATACCGGACCGGACCCACCCCCGGTCGCTCCCCTTCGACCGCCTCGTGATCCTGCTGCTCGGCGCCTGCGGATGCATCCTCTCCTTCGACTCGCTGCGCCAGGTCGCCCTGGCCACCCACGTCCGCCCCGACCTGAGCTACCTCTTCCCCATCGTGATCGACGGCTTCATCGCGTACGGCGTCCGCGCGATCCTGCTGCTCCGCGACGCTCCCCGCAGCGCCCGCCTCTACGCCTGGACCCTCTTCGGCGCCGCCACCGCCGCCAGCCTGTGGGCCAACTCCCTGCACTCAGTACGCCTCAACTCCCCCGGCACCCACGTCCTCGTCCTCGGCAACCACACCGTCGCCGTCCTCTCGACGATCGCCCCGATGGCCCTCGGCGGCGCGACCCACCTCCACATCCTGGTCACCCGCCACGGCCGCACGCAGCAGCCGGAATCGGCAACGGCCGGAACGCCGAGCGTGGCACCGCCCGTTCCGGACGGCATTCCGGCCGCCGAACGGACAACTTCTCGCCCGGCCGTACCTCCGGCGGCCCCGGTCGCCGAAACCTTCGGCCGGAAAGCGCCCACAAGCCGTACCGGGCCAAGCCGTTCAGGCGCGCGGACCAGCACCGGCCGCCCCGGCCGCCGAGCCGACGCCTCCATCGACGAGCTGGCCGCCGTCATCGCCCACGCCCACCCGGATTCCGGCCAGGTGAGCCGCGCCGCCGCCCGCGAGGCGATCCAGGCAGCCGGACTGTCCGCCGGCAACGACCGCATCGCCCAAGCCCTCGCCCAGCTCGCGCAGGACCAACCCGCATCGCCGCAGCTCCCCACGGGCTGA
- a CDS encoding relaxase/mobilization nuclease domain-containing protein has protein sequence MIPKITEGAGGTYGLITYLYGPGKANEHTDQHMVASWNDFAPDPGPTASREAITKLARQLDLPVKSLPREQRPKTTIWHCSVRTAADDRPLTDDEWAAVARRVVHAAGIAPEGDPKACRWVAVRHAPDHIHIAATLVREDGRTARRNFDKRAVQAEARAIEYDYGLRELHPGDGTAAKRATSAECRKTDRRGLDRPARDQLRDAVRRALAGAATEEEFFHRLTAQGVRITKRAAPSGDVTGFTVALPGDRNRDQQPIWFSGSKLAPDLSLPRIRQRLAADAVPPSEGTTEPARARRAATTAAADALRSLDQDDSGEAADQLVGVGEVLDALAQTSPANTRAELQAAARSFERATRSHIQAGNSHNQALRRAARDLVQSGPALGKGEDGAATAMLLSILITAAVMAAHWHAARGHAQQAAASRQTATHLRAAYQAAATAPLTTMRATGQSLPAPAQHHAAEVIRAVLPTEAARIQAEPNWPALAATLTEARRTGHDPVTLLHRAVDNRELTTADSLTDVLLWRLRHGADLPAAPTYAPQQRRPTPTPRSVPSTPPPPAQAPSRRR, from the coding sequence GTGATACCCAAGATCACCGAAGGCGCCGGCGGCACGTACGGCCTGATCACGTACCTCTACGGACCCGGCAAGGCCAACGAACACACCGACCAGCACATGGTCGCCTCCTGGAACGACTTCGCCCCCGACCCCGGCCCCACGGCCAGCCGCGAGGCGATCACGAAACTCGCCCGCCAACTCGACCTCCCGGTCAAGTCCCTCCCCCGCGAGCAGCGCCCGAAGACGACGATCTGGCACTGCTCCGTCCGCACCGCCGCCGATGACCGTCCCCTGACCGACGACGAATGGGCCGCCGTCGCCCGCCGCGTCGTGCACGCCGCCGGCATCGCTCCCGAAGGCGATCCGAAGGCCTGCCGGTGGGTCGCCGTACGCCATGCGCCCGACCACATCCACATCGCCGCCACCCTTGTCCGCGAGGACGGCCGCACCGCGCGCCGCAACTTCGACAAGCGAGCCGTCCAGGCCGAAGCCCGAGCCATCGAGTACGACTACGGCCTGCGCGAACTCCACCCGGGCGACGGCACAGCAGCGAAGCGCGCCACCAGTGCAGAATGCCGCAAGACCGACCGCCGCGGCCTGGACCGCCCGGCCCGAGACCAACTCCGCGACGCCGTCCGCCGCGCCCTGGCAGGCGCGGCGACCGAGGAGGAGTTCTTCCACCGCCTCACCGCACAGGGCGTCCGGATCACCAAGCGTGCGGCCCCCTCCGGCGACGTCACCGGCTTCACCGTCGCACTGCCCGGCGACCGCAACCGCGACCAGCAACCCATCTGGTTTTCCGGCTCAAAGCTCGCCCCCGACCTCTCCCTCCCCCGCATCCGGCAGCGCCTGGCCGCCGACGCCGTGCCGCCCTCCGAAGGAACCACCGAACCAGCCCGAGCCCGTCGCGCCGCAACCACAGCCGCAGCGGACGCCCTCCGGTCACTGGACCAGGACGACAGCGGAGAAGCCGCCGACCAGCTCGTCGGCGTGGGCGAAGTCCTCGACGCCCTCGCGCAGACAAGCCCTGCCAACACCCGCGCCGAACTCCAAGCGGCGGCGCGCAGCTTCGAACGAGCTACCCGCTCCCACATCCAGGCCGGCAACTCCCACAACCAAGCTCTCCGCAGGGCCGCCCGAGATCTCGTCCAGTCCGGCCCAGCCCTCGGCAAGGGCGAAGACGGCGCGGCAACGGCCATGCTCCTCAGCATCCTGATCACGGCCGCCGTGATGGCGGCCCACTGGCACGCCGCCCGCGGCCACGCCCAACAAGCAGCCGCCTCCCGCCAGACCGCCACCCACCTCCGCGCGGCCTACCAGGCAGCAGCTACCGCACCCCTCACCACGATGCGCGCCACCGGCCAGTCCCTCCCCGCCCCGGCCCAGCACCACGCGGCGGAAGTGATCCGCGCTGTCCTCCCGACAGAGGCCGCCCGCATCCAAGCCGAACCCAACTGGCCCGCCCTGGCCGCCACCCTCACGGAAGCCCGCCGGACCGGCCACGACCCCGTCACCCTCCTCCACAGGGCTGTGGACAACCGCGAACTCACCACAGCCGACTCCCTGACCGACGTCCTCCTCTGGCGCCTCCGCCACGGGGCCGACCTCCCGGCAGCCCCAACCTACGCACCCCAGCAGCGTCGCCCCACGCCGACACCCCGCTCAGTACCGTCGACACCTCCGCCGCCTGCACAGGCTCCCAGCCGGAGGAGGTAA
- a CDS encoding nucleotidyltransferase domain-containing protein: MDPIDAAHAVVEEHHPDARAAFLGGSVITDRRTATSDLDIVVLLHGAPAPYRLSLHEHDWPVELLVHTEESWHAFVEREVRNRRSPLMWMCANGVLLVDRDGVGARISVQAKSLAAAGPAPVSVEEIDDRRYALTDLLDDLAGCTDQGERLYICIELARRTAELSLALNSAWNGGGKWLARRLDAAAPGMSARLHNGVRQALAGRASPLVAVVDEVLDQAGGRLWVGYRRSGTP, translated from the coding sequence ATGGACCCGATCGACGCCGCGCACGCCGTTGTCGAAGAACACCACCCCGACGCACGAGCCGCCTTCCTCGGCGGCAGCGTCATCACGGACCGCCGCACAGCGACCTCCGACCTGGACATCGTGGTCCTGCTGCACGGCGCTCCGGCGCCCTACCGGCTGAGCCTCCACGAACACGACTGGCCGGTGGAACTGCTGGTGCACACCGAGGAGTCCTGGCACGCCTTCGTCGAGAGAGAGGTACGCAACCGTAGGTCCCCTCTCATGTGGATGTGCGCGAACGGCGTCCTGCTCGTCGACCGGGACGGAGTGGGCGCGCGCATCAGCGTCCAGGCGAAGTCGCTGGCCGCAGCCGGACCTGCCCCGGTGTCCGTCGAGGAGATCGACGACCGCCGTTACGCCCTCACCGATCTCCTCGACGATCTCGCAGGCTGTACTGACCAGGGCGAACGCCTCTATATCTGCATCGAACTCGCCCGCCGTACGGCCGAACTCTCCCTCGCTCTCAACTCCGCCTGGAACGGCGGCGGCAAGTGGCTGGCCCGCCGTCTCGACGCCGCAGCCCCCGGCATGAGCGCGCGTCTGCACAACGGCGTCCGGCAGGCCCTCGCAGGCCGAGCGTCGCCGCTGGTCGCTGTAGTAGACGAGGTGCTGGACCAAGCGGGAGGCCGATTGTGGGTCGGCTACCGACGCAGCGGCACCCCGTAA
- a CDS encoding FAD-dependent oxidoreductase — translation MTAITDLVIVGGGPAGCAAAVMAASVGMRSVLIEPDALCAKLRHIAAINNVVGGRASGPELTAAIAEDVARAGLCEVDLGARATEVRAHDDHVAVTTDTGRTVSGSYAVVATGVGPVSVSAAPWLTVAAGTDPPTLWGAKVPEAGAGFLLVVGADRPLGTFLRAHPALDATVLVAYPPEDDYKVDEVRGDARVTLLPVAHLSVSADGDSGFTAEWVDRDGHPCSGTADAVYVNLGSAPVPPPGDLVPDPSGYCPPDRQHPRIITAGDLRSARFQRIMAATGSGSEAALRAYYGLRGVQSAKHGGSPY, via the coding sequence ATGACAGCGATCACGGACCTGGTCATCGTCGGGGGAGGCCCGGCCGGCTGCGCGGCGGCGGTGATGGCCGCGAGTGTCGGCATGCGGTCGGTCCTGATCGAGCCGGACGCCCTCTGCGCCAAGCTCCGGCACATCGCCGCCATCAACAACGTCGTGGGCGGCCGTGCCAGCGGGCCGGAACTCACTGCTGCCATTGCGGAGGACGTCGCTCGCGCCGGGCTGTGCGAGGTCGACCTCGGCGCGCGGGCGACCGAGGTCCGTGCCCACGACGACCACGTGGCGGTCACGACGGACACCGGCCGCACCGTAAGCGGCTCTTACGCGGTCGTCGCGACCGGGGTGGGCCCGGTTTCAGTCTCGGCCGCCCCGTGGCTCACGGTGGCAGCGGGCACGGACCCGCCGACCCTTTGGGGTGCCAAGGTTCCCGAAGCGGGGGCCGGTTTTCTGCTCGTGGTCGGTGCAGACCGCCCCCTCGGCACGTTCCTCCGCGCCCACCCGGCACTCGACGCCACGGTCCTGGTTGCCTATCCGCCGGAGGACGACTACAAGGTCGACGAAGTGCGCGGTGATGCCCGGGTCACGCTGCTGCCGGTCGCCCACCTGTCGGTGAGTGCGGACGGCGATTCCGGGTTCACAGCTGAGTGGGTCGACCGGGATGGCCATCCCTGTTCCGGGACGGCCGATGCTGTGTACGTGAACCTTGGGAGCGCCCCAGTGCCGCCGCCCGGCGACCTCGTGCCCGACCCGTCCGGCTACTGCCCGCCCGATCGCCAGCACCCGCGCATCATCACCGCCGGAGATCTGCGCTCCGCCCGCTTCCAGCGCATCATGGCCGCGACCGGCTCCGGCAGCGAGGCCGCGCTGCGGGCCTACTACGGTCTGCGGGGCGTGCAGTCGGCGAAGCACGGCGGCTCTCCGTACTGA
- a CDS encoding cysteine hydrolase family protein has product MDIDGAALIVVDVQNGFTNHNSRHVVPVISSLVSRWSAAGRPVVFTRYRNYPESPFERFFGWSRLQSPPETDIVTELAEQAASACAVLDKVGYTLFTDEAVALLGDAGWTDLVFCGIATESCVLKSAVDAFERGYAPWVLTDASASDAGPTVHDAGLTVARRLIGPRQLITTEDLLAQLAPRLEVPVLE; this is encoded by the coding sequence GTGGACATCGACGGCGCGGCCCTGATCGTTGTCGACGTGCAGAACGGCTTCACCAACCACAACAGCCGACACGTCGTTCCTGTGATCTCCAGCCTCGTTTCACGGTGGTCCGCCGCAGGCCGTCCCGTCGTCTTCACCCGCTACCGCAATTACCCCGAGAGCCCCTTCGAGCGGTTCTTCGGCTGGAGCCGGTTGCAGAGCCCACCGGAGACGGACATCGTTACGGAGTTGGCGGAGCAGGCTGCGTCCGCTTGTGCCGTGCTCGACAAGGTCGGCTACACCCTGTTCACCGACGAGGCGGTCGCCCTACTTGGCGACGCGGGCTGGACCGATCTCGTCTTCTGCGGCATCGCGACCGAGAGCTGCGTTCTGAAGTCCGCGGTAGATGCCTTCGAGCGGGGCTACGCGCCTTGGGTCCTCACCGACGCCTCCGCCAGTGACGCGGGGCCCACTGTCCACGATGCCGGCCTCACCGTCGCCCGCCGCCTCATCGGACCACGCCAACTGATCACCACCGAGGATCTGTTGGCTCAACTCGCCCCGAGGCTCGAAGTCCCGGTGCTGGAATAG